Proteins from one Desulfonema limicola genomic window:
- the cas7b gene encoding type I-B CRISPR-associated protein Cas7/Csh2, with the protein MTQVNTLSGRREFLFLYDIKMGNPNGDPDENRPRVLPDGTHYVTDVRLKRFVRDFFKMKGHNILVDNIEGKTTNLTGRVIDYLKKNEKKEANGSELVNILLNAFVDARLFGSSFAFKKGKIEGKDWEPKTEPKTLTGAVQFNMGEVLHDAEEVDILGTSVFGSGEDKTQGTFTSYYGLRYALIGFSGVANEHSAKISKLSDEDYDKMLTALWQGIRSAGNTRTKLGQIPRLLISIEYKSGEEFQFGRLHDYVKLISFSGKNEKNWASPDDYVVDLGKIITRIEEQKEKIEQIQYDVSPDIRFAQEMPKEWKKLKIEDKKI; encoded by the coding sequence ATGACACAAGTAAATACCCTTTCCGGTCGGCGTGAATTTTTATTTCTTTACGATATTAAAATGGGAAATCCCAATGGCGATCCTGATGAAAACCGTCCCAGAGTTCTGCCTGACGGCACACATTATGTTACTGATGTCCGTTTGAAAAGATTTGTCCGTGATTTTTTTAAAATGAAGGGGCATAATATTTTAGTTGATAATATTGAGGGAAAAACAACAAATCTGACCGGTCGTGTGATTGATTATCTTAAAAAAAATGAAAAAAAAGAAGCTAATGGTTCGGAACTTGTCAATATTCTCCTTAACGCATTTGTTGATGCCCGTTTATTCGGCAGTTCCTTTGCATTTAAAAAAGGCAAAATAGAAGGAAAAGACTGGGAACCAAAAACCGAACCCAAAACCTTAACCGGTGCAGTCCAATTCAACATGGGTGAAGTACTCCATGATGCTGAAGAAGTTGATATTCTCGGCACATCGGTTTTTGGAAGCGGTGAAGATAAAACCCAGGGAACCTTTACCTCATACTACGGACTTCGTTATGCTCTTATTGGCTTTTCAGGTGTTGCTAATGAACATTCTGCAAAAATTTCAAAACTTTCTGATGAAGATTATGATAAAATGCTGACAGCACTCTGGCAGGGTATCCGTTCCGCAGGAAATACCCGAACAAAACTGGGACAGATTCCCAGGCTTTTAATAAGCATTGAATACAAATCTGGAGAAGAATTTCAGTTCGGAAGGCTTCATGATTATGTTAAACTTATATCTTTCAGCGGGAAAAATGAAAAAAACTGGGCTTCACCTGACGACTATGTTGTTGATCTGGGAAAAATTATAACCCGTATTGAAGAACAAAAAGAAAAAATTGAACAGATTCAATATGATGTTTCCCCTGACATCAGGTTCGCACAAGAAATGCCAAAAGAATGGAAAAAACTTAAAATCGAAGATAAAAAAATCTGA
- a CDS encoding TM1802 family CRISPR-associated protein, translating to MLEAMRIQALDYLYNQLKMSESDPPDDLEKWYLKVKAEFPKKIFPFLVESSTQTDLVYIIQKEKNENYANLMVEDMRSEIEFALPFVKPTGSQSPQVGPVIKRSYDTKKGAGPSSKILNTTIKKFKEIKESNAPWSSYFKDIDSILHLENIKLTDGSLCNWKSKGYNSMLECVVNEIGPKKEKIIVTVKDSSERLPGDVTSYLDYLMTDILAGDRYLTGKIHAVRSNCPLCGKQDTMIFPNALKGAGINLTNVDRSGRFPGMDIANAWKSFSLCADCADLLYIYKNHRLKKGGPKNDTRPFTAPIAGETALIVPYCTNDPKSRFEIWEQTEQYINNAQDDVEYAEDMLLEILSESQGLLNLTFVWCTIGQSIENVSGIITDVPPSRLRTLSEFNDNAKKWKHPVFPEKLLDNLKADLNLSAFRSLFYRPGGKKAPNATRRLAELKRLIAASVYHDRCFSSKSQNRLWGEILITGQWWYLDVIERGEAYGLLNQGKSNKGKGDYLTTAGWIRHWAWWLYYFKQLGVMEMEKEFYEPEWDVLKPYFGPESGINTSEKAYSFLLGVLYGKLLEIQGSRGVNVGANALTWLKRLRLRGSDLPELYTKIREKLLAYEAEKSSAIRLLIGEIGKLGISLGDPIELSQTQTNYYLLLGQSMTKKILKKEEK from the coding sequence ATGCTCGAAGCCATGCGAATCCAGGCATTGGATTATCTGTATAATCAGCTTAAAATGAGTGAAAGCGATCCGCCGGACGATCTTGAAAAATGGTATCTTAAAGTAAAAGCTGAATTTCCCAAGAAAATATTTCCTTTTTTAGTAGAATCTTCTACTCAGACTGATCTTGTTTATATTATTCAAAAAGAAAAAAATGAAAATTACGCAAACCTTATGGTTGAAGATATGCGGTCTGAGATTGAGTTTGCTCTTCCGTTTGTTAAGCCGACCGGTTCACAAAGTCCCCAGGTAGGTCCGGTAATTAAACGAAGTTATGATACAAAAAAGGGAGCTGGACCATCTTCCAAAATTCTGAATACAACCATAAAAAAATTTAAAGAGATAAAAGAAAGCAATGCCCCCTGGTCTTCATACTTTAAAGATATTGATTCAATATTACATCTTGAAAATATTAAATTAACCGATGGTTCCCTATGTAACTGGAAGTCAAAAGGCTATAATTCAATGCTTGAATGTGTTGTTAATGAAATTGGCCCTAAAAAAGAAAAAATCATTGTTACAGTCAAAGACAGTTCAGAAAGACTGCCAGGTGATGTAACTTCTTATCTTGACTATCTTATGACAGATATTTTAGCCGGAGACCGCTATTTAACCGGAAAAATCCATGCTGTAAGGTCAAACTGTCCTTTATGCGGCAAGCAAGATACCATGATTTTTCCAAATGCACTAAAAGGAGCCGGAATCAATCTGACCAATGTTGACCGTTCAGGCCGGTTTCCGGGAATGGATATTGCAAATGCCTGGAAAAGCTTTTCCCTTTGCGCTGACTGTGCTGATTTGCTGTACATTTACAAAAATCACAGGCTGAAAAAAGGCGGCCCTAAAAATGATACACGTCCGTTCACAGCCCCTATTGCCGGTGAAACAGCTTTAATTGTCCCTTATTGCACAAATGACCCAAAATCAAGGTTTGAAATCTGGGAGCAAACAGAACAATACATAAATAATGCACAAGATGATGTTGAGTATGCCGAAGATATGCTCCTTGAAATACTCAGCGAGTCACAAGGTCTGCTCAACCTTACTTTTGTATGGTGTACAATCGGACAATCCATTGAAAATGTTTCAGGTATTATTACGGATGTTCCTCCTTCACGCCTGAGAACCCTTTCAGAATTCAACGATAATGCAAAAAAATGGAAACACCCGGTTTTTCCTGAAAAATTACTGGACAACCTGAAAGCTGACCTTAACCTGTCTGCATTTCGTTCACTTTTCTATCGTCCTGGAGGGAAAAAAGCCCCAAATGCAACACGAAGACTTGCAGAATTAAAACGTTTAATAGCTGCATCTGTCTATCATGACAGATGCTTTTCTTCCAAAAGCCAGAATCGCTTATGGGGTGAAATTTTGATAACCGGTCAATGGTGGTATCTTGATGTCATTGAACGGGGTGAGGCATACGGTTTACTGAACCAGGGAAAAAGCAATAAAGGTAAAGGAGATTATTTAACAACTGCCGGATGGATACGTCATTGGGCATGGTGGTTATATTATTTTAAACAATTGGGAGTAATGGAAATGGAAAAAGAATTTTATGAACCAGAATGGGATGTACTGAAACCATATTTCGGGCCTGAAAGCGGTATTAATACAAGTGAAAAGGCGTATAGTTTTCTTTTAGGAGTTTTATATGGAAAACTTCTTGAAATTCAAGGTTCACGAGGTGTAAATGTGGGAGCCAATGCCTTGACCTGGTTAAAAAGACTCAGGCTTAGAGGCAGTGATTTACCAGAGCTTTATACCAAAATCAGGGAAAAATTATTAGCATATGAAGCTGAAAAAAGTTCAGCCATCAGATTGTTAATCGGAGAAATCGGAAAACTGGGCATCAGCCTGGGGGATCCCATTGAGCTGTCTCAAACTCAGACCAATTATTATCTGCTCTTAGGCCAGTCCATGACAAAAAAGATTCTGAAAAAGGAGGAAAAATAA
- the cas3 gene encoding CRISPR-associated helicase Cas3' has product MSVNMLRSHSSPDLFLHEHINQVFTAMQGIFSWHSESLITSEIREICQKLSCCHDLGKGSSAFQEYIADPERFLEENDPLDKSHTPLSFFLTISKAEQEKRDSLETLLLCACIYGHHGGLPLLPPRCGQSGKQKTLDQFAAGRMYKILCTQIENTDYAALEKETDVPLTGLSSDKKMFLKISRFLKNHLFSSLRKLSVDDAVIFRLKTQLSFSILLEADKAFLAVKNSDLYLKRDPRFWQSQWIDLFIGNPEDTEVNRLRQKAKKAVQESIANNRQDFIQSLTAPTGLGKTLLAADWALRNRELSIAEVHYPPKIIVVMPFLSIIDQTSGVYKKLLEFGTDKPDGSWFLTSHSLSDREYSPEMEDNEAGFFIDTWRTELIITTYDQFLMSLVDPKARYQMRFHNLCDSLIIMDEVQSLPCHMWQLLNTVFKYLADTCNTKILLMSATLPPFVKDARPLLENYKDYFIFRRYKFIFKHGGSQNINDFCEKIGKRLINWLEIGERVLITLNTRKSAGMVFDYLQKLWPEEYQDIKAFFISADVTPKDRLKKIEEIKKGRPCIVVSTQCIEAGVDIDMSLIIRDFAPWDSLVQIAGRCNREGERGEFLTVEIADLSDDKGKRYSEMIYDIIHLNVTRHIIGDRDTISEHETLAFSEEYFDRLNSAKDTGKKHLERFAYWEEDVSIHELLRGDKMQHTFLVIEQDRELLNKMKQIKDIEDRWKRRDAWRKLAGRIASISVSIFARYGFKPEEIASNQMGQWILHDGYYDSESGLKIDSIYADKNNVSIIF; this is encoded by the coding sequence ATGTCTGTAAACATGCTTCGATCACACAGCAGCCCTGATCTTTTTCTTCATGAGCATATTAATCAGGTTTTTACTGCCATGCAGGGCATTTTTTCCTGGCATTCGGAATCTCTTATTACATCTGAAATCAGAGAGATTTGTCAAAAGCTGTCCTGCTGCCATGATTTGGGTAAAGGAAGTTCTGCATTTCAGGAATATATTGCTGATCCTGAAAGGTTTCTTGAAGAAAATGATCCTCTTGATAAAAGCCATACGCCTTTGTCATTTTTTCTGACAATTTCAAAAGCAGAGCAGGAAAAACGGGATAGCCTGGAAACACTTCTGTTATGCGCCTGTATATACGGGCATCACGGTGGTTTACCTTTGCTGCCCCCTCGCTGCGGCCAATCTGGAAAACAAAAAACTCTTGATCAATTTGCAGCAGGCAGAATGTATAAAATCCTGTGTACCCAGATAGAAAATACAGATTATGCAGCTTTGGAAAAAGAAACAGATGTGCCCCTGACAGGTCTCTCATCTGATAAAAAAATGTTCCTGAAAATAAGCCGGTTTTTAAAAAATCATTTATTTTCATCCTTGAGAAAACTGTCTGTTGATGATGCGGTTATTTTTCGTTTGAAAACACAACTTTCATTTTCCATACTCCTGGAAGCAGACAAGGCTTTTTTAGCTGTTAAAAATTCAGATTTATATCTCAAAAGAGACCCAAGATTCTGGCAGTCTCAATGGATAGACCTTTTTATCGGCAATCCAGAAGATACCGAGGTAAACCGTTTAAGGCAAAAGGCAAAAAAGGCTGTTCAGGAGAGTATTGCAAATAACCGTCAGGATTTTATTCAAAGTCTGACTGCACCGACAGGCCTGGGAAAAACCCTGCTGGCAGCAGACTGGGCGCTGAGAAATCGTGAGCTATCAATAGCAGAAGTTCACTATCCTCCTAAAATTATTGTTGTAATGCCTTTTTTATCCATCATAGATCAAACTTCAGGTGTTTACAAAAAACTGCTTGAATTCGGAACAGATAAACCTGACGGTTCATGGTTTTTGACAAGTCATTCTCTTTCTGACCGGGAGTACAGCCCTGAAATGGAAGATAATGAGGCTGGTTTTTTTATTGATACCTGGCGCACGGAGTTAATAATTACCACATATGATCAGTTTTTAATGAGTCTTGTTGATCCCAAAGCCCGTTATCAAATGCGGTTTCATAATTTGTGCGATTCTTTGATTATCATGGATGAGGTTCAGTCGCTCCCATGTCATATGTGGCAGCTTCTGAACACTGTTTTTAAATATCTTGCAGATACCTGTAATACAAAGATACTTTTAATGTCAGCTACACTTCCGCCATTTGTAAAAGATGCTCGTCCCCTTCTTGAAAACTACAAAGATTATTTTATCTTCCGCCGCTATAAATTCATTTTTAAACACGGCGGTTCCCAGAATATCAATGATTTTTGTGAAAAAATAGGAAAACGTTTAATCAACTGGCTGGAAATCGGGGAACGGGTTTTAATAACCCTGAATACACGTAAAAGTGCAGGCATGGTGTTTGATTATTTACAAAAACTCTGGCCTGAAGAATATCAGGATATTAAGGCATTTTTTATAAGCGCAGATGTTACTCCAAAAGACAGGCTTAAAAAGATTGAAGAAATTAAAAAAGGCCGTCCGTGTATTGTAGTTTCAACCCAGTGCATAGAAGCTGGTGTGGATATTGATATGAGCCTTATAATCAGAGATTTTGCTCCCTGGGACAGCCTTGTTCAGATTGCAGGAAGATGCAACCGGGAAGGTGAAAGAGGTGAATTTCTTACAGTTGAAATTGCAGATCTGTCAGATGATAAAGGTAAACGGTATTCGGAAATGATATATGATATAATCCATCTGAACGTAACACGGCATATTATCGGAGACAGGGACACTATATCAGAGCATGAGACCCTTGCATTTTCTGAAGAATATTTTGATAGATTAAACAGTGCAAAAGATACCGGTAAAAAACATCTTGAACGTTTTGCCTATTGGGAGGAAGATGTTTCTATTCATGAACTTCTGAGGGGCGACAAGATGCAGCATACATTCCTGGTTATTGAGCAGGATCGTGAGTTATTAAACAAAATGAAACAGATCAAAGATATTGAAGACCGCTGGAAACGCAGGGATGCATGGCGTAAACTGGCTGGCAGAATTGCATCCATTTCAGTAAGTATTTTTGCCAGATATGGTTTTAAGCCTGAAGAAATTGCAAGTAATCAAATGGGGCAGTGGATACTGCATGACGGATATTATGATTCAGAATCAGGCTTGAAAATTGACAGCATATATGCTGATAAAAATAATGTGAGCATAATTTTTTAA
- the cas4 gene encoding CRISPR-associated protein Cas4, translated as MTMNSISDHDNTDSSEPGFSITATDILEYLFCPRFTYFENVLDIPERQENRFKVQKGREIHEQVRKRNPEYLRKKQGVKDKKSDVYLACKNIRGVVDEILFFDDNTAAPLDYKYAEYKERTFKNHKFQLVFYGKLIQEHFQVQVNKGFLIYTRSSNKLVEVNITEKMYSDLDEIIKKLMKVILMGIYPEPTKYNARCSDCCYRNICEQVI; from the coding sequence ATGACTATGAATTCAATTTCAGATCATGACAACACTGATTCATCAGAACCAGGCTTTTCGATAACAGCCACGGATATACTTGAATATCTTTTCTGTCCTCGTTTTACCTATTTTGAAAATGTACTTGATATACCGGAACGTCAGGAAAACCGCTTTAAAGTACAGAAAGGCCGCGAGATTCACGAACAAGTCAGAAAACGCAACCCTGAATATTTAAGAAAGAAGCAGGGGGTAAAAGATAAAAAAAGTGATGTTTATCTGGCCTGCAAAAATATCCGGGGGGTTGTAGATGAAATCCTTTTTTTTGATGATAATACTGCTGCACCGCTGGATTATAAATATGCAGAATATAAAGAACGGACATTTAAAAATCATAAATTTCAACTGGTTTTTTACGGCAAGTTGATTCAGGAACATTTTCAAGTACAAGTCAATAAAGGCTTCCTTATTTATACAAGAAGCAGTAATAAGCTTGTTGAAGTTAATATTACAGAAAAAATGTACAGTGATCTGGATGAAATTATCAAAAAATTAATGAAAGTTATTCTGATGGGAATTTATCCAGAACCTACAAAATACAACGCCAGGTGTTCTGACTGCTGTTATAGAAATATTTGTGAACAGGTTATATAA
- the cas1 gene encoding CRISPR-associated endonuclease Cas1, whose protein sequence is MQLVIQRPGTLITQKDEIFRLKNQDDKMDISPLKVESIVITNKAMISSQAVVLALEHNIDVIFLDNFGNPLGRIWFAKMGSTALIRRKQIEAADNSLGLTLVKDLVDQKLNNQVQFLKKLMYARPGKEDNIGDYIDTIEKSAKNLAENKGQTIKDADQTIRGLEGSAGRSFFQCLSQIMPEKYRFQKRSKRPAKDPFNAALNYCYGMLYSQVEKACILAGLDPYVGFLHTDNYNKKSLVYDLIEPFRIFAEQTVTYLFTGKKIKDEYFDFSENAVSLNQKGKPVVVEAMNLHMEETVRYRKKNVKRRLIIQHEAHKMANILLETEQGMQRPEWLEIKEF, encoded by the coding sequence ATGCAGCTTGTAATTCAAAGACCCGGCACCTTGATAACCCAGAAAGACGAAATCTTCCGCCTGAAAAATCAGGATGACAAAATGGATATATCGCCCTTAAAAGTAGAATCCATTGTTATCACTAATAAAGCCATGATCTCCAGCCAGGCTGTTGTCCTGGCTCTTGAGCATAATATTGACGTAATCTTTCTTGATAATTTTGGAAATCCTTTGGGCCGTATCTGGTTTGCCAAAATGGGAAGCACGGCTTTAATCCGGCGTAAACAGATAGAAGCAGCAGACAATTCTCTTGGACTGACTCTTGTAAAAGACCTGGTTGATCAGAAACTGAACAACCAGGTACAGTTTTTAAAAAAACTCATGTATGCCAGACCTGGAAAAGAAGATAATATTGGAGATTATATTGATACAATTGAAAAATCAGCAAAAAATCTGGCTGAAAACAAGGGGCAGACAATAAAAGATGCAGACCAGACTATCAGGGGGCTGGAAGGTTCAGCAGGAAGATCATTTTTCCAGTGTCTTTCACAAATTATGCCTGAAAAATACAGGTTTCAAAAACGATCAAAACGACCTGCAAAAGACCCTTTTAACGCAGCCTTAAACTATTGCTATGGAATGCTTTATTCCCAGGTGGAAAAAGCGTGTATCCTCGCAGGTCTTGATCCATATGTGGGTTTTCTGCATACGGATAATTACAATAAAAAATCTCTTGTATATGATCTTATTGAGCCTTTCAGGATTTTTGCAGAACAGACTGTAACCTATTTGTTTACCGGTAAAAAAATCAAAGACGAATATTTTGATTTTTCAGAAAATGCAGTTTCATTAAATCAAAAAGGCAAACCAGTTGTAGTCGAGGCCATGAACCTTCACATGGAAGAGACTGTAAGATACCGGAAAAAAAACGTTAAAAGACGTTTAATTATTCAGCATGAAGCCCATAAAATGGCTAATATCCTGCTTGAAACAGAACAAGGAATGCAAAGGCCCGAATGGCTTGAGATTAAGGAATTTTAA
- a CDS encoding CRISPR-associated endonuclease Cas6, giving the protein MNTSKSIKQCIIQLIFDRSLNQSVKSHQLRGAIGSLYKDNILFHQHEPSGKPVYEYPLIQYKILEKEAFIIGLGKGAEVLAEKNLLEKMLYLGKEEYRVSRQQTSFFNSEIGSSIEHNVYKFITPWMGLNTSNYDKYQRSGNTFRKKIMLEKILTGNLLSMSKGLEYTVNRQIQNELLDFTEVQTSLKGNTMIAFNGVFAVNFKIPEYWGIGKSVSRGFGTIKNYYH; this is encoded by the coding sequence ATGAATACTTCCAAATCCATAAAACAATGTATTATTCAACTGATATTTGACCGTTCCCTTAATCAATCGGTAAAATCTCATCAACTAAGGGGAGCCATTGGCAGTTTATATAAAGATAATATCCTGTTCCACCAGCATGAGCCTTCAGGAAAACCTGTTTATGAATATCCTTTAATACAGTATAAAATTCTTGAAAAAGAAGCTTTTATAATTGGTCTTGGTAAAGGTGCCGAGGTTTTAGCTGAAAAAAATCTGCTGGAAAAAATGCTTTATTTAGGAAAAGAAGAATACAGGGTTTCCCGTCAGCAGACATCTTTTTTTAATTCTGAAATAGGATCCAGCATTGAACACAATGTATATAAGTTTATTACTCCCTGGATGGGATTAAATACCTCAAATTATGATAAATATCAACGCTCTGGCAATACCTTCAGAAAAAAAATAATGCTTGAAAAAATTCTAACAGGTAATCTTTTATCAATGTCAAAAGGGCTGGAATATACGGTAAACCGCCAGATTCAAAATGAATTGCTTGATTTTACCGAAGTTCAAACAAGTTTAAAAGGAAATACAATGATCGCTTTTAACGGTGTATTTGCAGTTAATTTTAAAATACCGGAATACTGGGGCATTGGAAAATCTGTTTCCAGAGGTTTTGGAACTATAAAAAACTATTATCATTAA
- the cas2 gene encoding CRISPR-associated endonuclease Cas2 — MSVLVWIIYDITENKLRSKVSKECKKAGLIRVQKSVFLGKLEWNRFDELGEKCRDIIDKDTDSLYIFPFCQEDFRQIKVLGQGFDKKLVNDEILAKFF, encoded by the coding sequence ATGTCAGTTCTGGTCTGGATTATATATGATATTACAGAAAACAAGCTTCGCAGTAAAGTATCAAAGGAATGTAAAAAAGCCGGTCTGATCAGGGTTCAAAAAAGCGTGTTCCTGGGAAAGCTGGAATGGAACAGGTTTGACGAACTTGGTGAAAAATGCAGGGATATTATCGATAAAGACACAGACAGCCTGTATATTTTCCCTTTCTGCCAGGAAGATTTCAGACAAATCAAGGTGCTGGGACAGGGGTTTGATAAAAAGCTTGTGAATGATGAAATTCTGGCAAAGTTTTTTTAA
- the cas5 gene encoding CRISPR-associated protein Cas5 yields MEFISFQLKGRTGHFLKAEGGASALSYPFPPRTVILGLLGAVLGLAKDEPQIRLEPASIAVSGKLPTTFWHKVKLRKEDPEYLSISIKKTQKASASGKDSRATLILQEWLFEPEYTLWVSIPEPYHSEISKRLEHRQWHFQPCMGLSEMMADLLYKGKAEAELLKGNTYNINTVFPRNCGEPDFETMFEQELSINSMRMPRSVTTDRVFAHAEYYMERDARPVPVKTDKAYQWKNQVIVCL; encoded by the coding sequence ATGGAATTTATATCATTTCAGCTTAAAGGCCGGACAGGTCATTTCCTGAAAGCTGAGGGCGGTGCCAGTGCCCTGTCCTATCCGTTTCCACCGCGGACAGTTATTCTCGGTCTTCTTGGTGCTGTACTGGGACTGGCAAAAGATGAGCCTCAAATCAGACTTGAACCTGCATCAATTGCCGTTTCAGGGAAACTCCCGACAACCTTCTGGCACAAAGTCAAACTTAGAAAAGAAGATCCTGAATATCTGTCAATATCAATAAAGAAAACACAAAAAGCTTCTGCATCAGGAAAAGATTCAAGAGCAACCCTTATACTTCAGGAATGGCTTTTTGAACCGGAATATACCTTGTGGGTTTCTATTCCTGAGCCTTATCATTCAGAAATTTCCAAACGTCTTGAACACAGGCAGTGGCATTTTCAGCCATGTATGGGACTTTCTGAAATGATGGCTGATCTATTATATAAAGGAAAAGCAGAAGCGGAATTATTAAAGGGTAACACTTATAATATTAACACAGTTTTTCCCCGCAATTGCGGAGAACCGGATTTTGAAACCATGTTTGAACAGGAATTATCAATAAACTCAATGCGGATGCCCAGGAGTGTTACGACTGACAGGGTATTTGCCCATGCAGAATACTATATGGAAAGAGATGCAAGACCTGTTCCTGTAAAAACAGACAAGGCATATCAATGGAAGAATCAGGTGATTGTATGTCTGTAA